Proteins encoded in a region of the Cytophagia bacterium CHB2 genome:
- a CDS encoding cystathionine beta-synthase, translating into MLFENILQVIGKTPMVKLHRVGSQLACNLYAKCEFINPGGSLKDRIGKSMVEAAEREGRIKPGDTLIEPTSGNTGIGIALAGAVRGYRVIITLPEKMSREKQVVLEALGAEIIRTPTEAAFDSPESHISVARRLQSELPNAHILDQYSNPNNPRVHYEETAQEILNDLDGQIDMVVMGAGTGGSITGVAKRIKEIRPNCMIVGADPVGSILAGGTEVGTYKVEGIGYDFIPEVLDREVVDEWVKTTDQHSFLLARRLIREEGLLVGGSSGSVLFAALQKAPRLKAGQNCVVVLPDGVRNYMTKFVDNKWMRDNGFFESKMAAGQVGDILEKESNRPELVCAEDVQTIRDVVAIMRQKGISQLPVTSGGVLVGIISERDLMEFIAAGAGDTNALVSKCMNRQVAVVGLHTPISTLQESLRQSNAVVVVDTARKPVTILTRIDLLDYLANSAQE; encoded by the coding sequence GTTCGCTCAAGGATCGTATCGGCAAGTCGATGGTGGAAGCCGCGGAGCGCGAAGGCCGGATCAAACCCGGTGATACCTTGATTGAACCTACCAGCGGCAACACCGGGATCGGCATTGCGCTCGCGGGCGCGGTGCGCGGCTATCGCGTGATCATTACCCTGCCCGAAAAAATGAGCCGCGAGAAGCAGGTTGTGCTCGAGGCGCTGGGCGCGGAAATCATTCGCACGCCCACCGAAGCCGCCTTCGATTCGCCGGAGAGTCACATCAGCGTTGCGCGCCGCTTGCAATCCGAGTTGCCCAATGCGCATATTCTTGATCAATACTCCAATCCCAACAATCCCCGCGTGCACTACGAAGAAACCGCGCAGGAAATTTTGAATGATCTCGACGGCCAGATTGACATGGTGGTGATGGGCGCGGGCACCGGCGGTTCGATCACAGGCGTTGCCAAGCGCATTAAAGAGATTCGCCCGAATTGCATGATCGTGGGCGCGGATCCGGTCGGCTCAATTCTCGCCGGCGGCACGGAAGTGGGCACCTATAAAGTTGAAGGCATCGGATATGACTTTATCCCGGAAGTATTGGATCGCGAGGTGGTCGATGAGTGGGTAAAGACAACGGATCAACATTCGTTTCTGCTGGCGCGAAGACTGATTCGTGAAGAAGGTTTGCTGGTTGGCGGCTCGAGCGGATCCGTGTTATTTGCCGCTTTGCAAAAAGCGCCCAGGCTCAAAGCCGGGCAGAATTGTGTCGTGGTATTGCCGGACGGCGTGCGCAATTACATGACGAAATTCGTCGACAACAAATGGATGCGCGACAACGGCTTTTTCGAGTCAAAAATGGCGGCCGGGCAAGTCGGTGATATTTTAGAGAAAGAATCAAACCGTCCGGAGCTGGTATGCGCCGAAGATGTGCAAACCATCCGGGATGTCGTGGCCATCATGCGTCAGAAGGGGATTTCGCAATTGCCCGTGACTTCCGGCGGCGTGCTTGTGGGTATCATTTCCGAGAGAGATTTGATGGAATTCATTGCCGCGGGCGCGGGCGACACTAATGCGCTCGTCTCGAAGTGCATGAATCGCCAGGTGGCAGTGGTGGGTTTGCATACGCCGATTTCGACGCTGCAAGAATCATTGCGGCAAAGCAATGCCGTTGTCGTCGTCGATACCGCGCGCAAACCCGTGACGATCTTGACCCGTATCGATTTGCTCGACTATCTGGCCAATAGCGCGCAGGAATAA